One Natrinema marinum genomic window carries:
- a CDS encoding putative quinol monooxygenase, translating to MIVAHSEVPVKPAFRDTAMELLEEMAVRSRAEPGVIDYRVTADLEDPHTLRIIEQYEDEAAFESHESSEHLERFQSEIAPCLAEEAELTCFTVTSETVVPGP from the coding sequence ATGATCGTTGCACACTCCGAAGTCCCGGTGAAACCCGCATTCCGAGACACGGCGATGGAACTGCTCGAAGAGATGGCGGTCAGGTCGCGTGCGGAACCCGGTGTCATCGACTATCGGGTCACAGCCGACCTCGAGGATCCGCACACGCTACGGATCATCGAACAGTACGAGGACGAAGCGGCCTTCGAGTCACACGAATCGAGTGAGCATCTCGAGCGGTTTCAGTCCGAGATTGCTCCCTGCCTCGCCGAAGAGGCAGAACTCACCTGTTTCACTGTCACGTCAGAGACCGTAGTGCCAGGTCCCTGA
- a CDS encoding cysteine hydrolase family protein encodes MTNSPTGGTPALIVIDAQQGSSDRSDQMHSGSGSVPGGREAILERINEVVSHARAADVPIVWGKELHRTDFADYGAEFESSEPEHGLYGTAAERLDDRLVVDEGDMGPAEYIIAKRRYNFFHRTDLEHLLATYDVDTVVLVGFMTNICVQYTAHGAHERDYAFRVVEEGTGAPSDELHELGLRCLRYLQPRGVRSLEAVTESFDEYDGNPVVQRVKETGRVHPETGPVTVEE; translated from the coding sequence ATGACCAACTCACCGACCGGTGGGACCCCGGCGCTGATCGTAATCGACGCACAACAGGGCAGTTCCGACCGATCGGATCAGATGCACTCCGGATCGGGTTCCGTTCCGGGCGGGCGCGAAGCGATCCTCGAACGAATCAACGAGGTCGTTTCACACGCTCGAGCCGCCGATGTCCCGATCGTCTGGGGGAAGGAACTCCACCGAACTGACTTCGCCGACTACGGAGCGGAGTTCGAGTCCAGTGAACCCGAACACGGCCTCTACGGGACCGCTGCCGAACGGTTAGACGACCGGCTCGTGGTAGACGAAGGCGATATGGGACCCGCCGAGTACATCATCGCTAAACGGCGATACAACTTCTTTCACCGGACCGATCTCGAGCACCTACTCGCCACGTACGACGTCGACACCGTCGTCCTCGTCGGGTTCATGACGAACATCTGCGTCCAGTACACGGCCCACGGTGCCCACGAGCGCGACTACGCCTTCCGTGTCGTCGAGGAGGGAACCGGTGCCCCGAGTGACGAACTCCACGAACTCGGGCTCCGCTGTCTTCGATACCTGCAGCCGCGAGGGGTTCGTTCGCTCGAGGCCGTCACGGAATCGTTCGACGAATACGACGGGAACCCGGTTGTCCAACGCGTCAAAGAGACGGGACGGGTCCATCCAGAGACCGGGCCGGTAACTGTCGAGGAGTGA
- a CDS encoding agmatinase family protein, whose translation MTNDITKPTNRLPELSYAGIDTFLGAETADPEALTPDIDVGFVGVPFDGSVSRRPGTRYGPGALRSASSWYDHFGGQPGGAHNVDVDRHVNHNDITMRDCGDAPTVPNDVEQTRDHVAAYVEAVAESAFPVVLGGDHYITYPSFAGFANTIDGDVGLIHLDAHSDTMDDEEIYGPHWHGSPMARIDDLPKGGYENHAMIGIRSYERADFPDIVEDRGIRVDYAHDVREKGIRTCVEEAIDHATDGTDAVYLTVDIDAVDPSFAPGTGTPEPGGLTSAQLLTAMDLLGACSDIQAMDLMEVAPRLDPTDATQMLGAMAITRFVERRFC comes from the coding sequence ATGACCAACGACATCACCAAACCGACGAATCGACTACCAGAACTCTCCTACGCCGGCATCGACACCTTCCTCGGTGCCGAGACGGCCGACCCGGAGGCCCTCACACCAGACATCGACGTCGGATTCGTCGGCGTCCCCTTCGACGGCTCGGTGTCGCGCCGTCCCGGTACCAGGTACGGCCCAGGCGCACTTCGGTCGGCCAGTAGCTGGTACGACCACTTTGGTGGCCAGCCCGGCGGCGCTCACAACGTCGACGTTGACCGCCACGTCAATCACAACGACATCACGATGCGCGACTGCGGTGACGCGCCGACCGTCCCGAACGACGTCGAGCAGACCCGCGATCACGTCGCCGCCTACGTCGAGGCCGTCGCCGAGAGCGCGTTCCCGGTCGTCCTCGGCGGCGATCACTACATTACGTACCCATCCTTTGCGGGTTTCGCGAACACCATCGACGGCGACGTGGGGTTGATCCACCTTGACGCGCACTCGGACACGATGGACGACGAGGAGATCTATGGGCCACACTGGCACGGGTCGCCGATGGCCCGTATCGACGACCTCCCGAAAGGAGGGTACGAGAACCACGCCATGATCGGGATCCGCAGCTACGAGCGGGCCGACTTCCCCGATATCGTCGAGGATCGCGGCATTCGGGTCGACTACGCTCACGACGTTCGCGAAAAAGGGATTCGAACCTGCGTCGAGGAGGCCATCGACCACGCGACCGACGGTACGGATGCAGTGTATCTCACCGTCGATATCGACGCTGTCGATCCGTCGTTCGCGCCGGGGACCGGAACGCCGGAACCGGGCGGGCTCACCAGCGCCCAACTGCTCACCGCAATGGACCTGTTAGGTGCCTGCTCGGACATTCAGGCGATGGACCTGATGGAGGTCGCCCCTCGTCTCGATCCGACCGATGCGACGCAGATGCTCGGGGCGATGGCCATCACCCGCTTCGTCGAACGCCGGTTCTGCTGA
- a CDS encoding ABC transporter substrate-binding protein — protein sequence MREKDKTISNSRRNFVKYAGAAGATGLTGLSGCVSMFAGSDGTTLTVSSFGGAFKEILDEQLFGPFEEETDITVESQAQGGTSEVLPRIRSAVENGNAPVDLLIMTVPGVLRGLNSDLWATFDESAFENLEYISDDLNEYDDEDNLVGVGSQGWLINLVHNTEATDAGPSSWGSLWDSAYEDQMAMMTPAVTGYMLDITAHVHFDGAESLQTEDGIREVFEKLQGVKPQANMWFTNEANFQSRLADGEVPMGMLYNDITLVLQDQGAPVESTFVDEGSVLGSGRWVSPRTSENHDAVTQFIDYASKPEVQDRVSENLYTVPTIEAQHSNLDDDTYQKIAGPGLDAAILPNFEMYVERQQFINQQWNELIINE from the coding sequence ATGCGAGAAAAAGATAAAACAATATCGAATAGCAGGAGAAATTTTGTTAAATATGCCGGCGCTGCCGGCGCAACGGGACTCACGGGTCTGAGCGGGTGTGTATCGATGTTCGCCGGTTCGGACGGGACGACCCTGACTGTCTCGAGTTTCGGCGGCGCGTTCAAGGAGATCCTCGACGAGCAGTTGTTCGGTCCCTTCGAGGAAGAGACGGATATCACGGTAGAATCGCAGGCACAAGGAGGAACCTCGGAGGTACTCCCGCGGATCAGAAGCGCAGTCGAGAACGGGAACGCGCCAGTGGACCTGCTGATCATGACTGTGCCCGGTGTACTGCGAGGGCTCAACTCGGATCTCTGGGCGACCTTCGACGAGTCGGCCTTCGAGAACCTGGAGTACATCTCCGACGACCTCAACGAGTACGACGACGAAGACAATCTCGTCGGGGTCGGGTCACAGGGGTGGCTCATCAACCTCGTTCACAACACCGAGGCAACCGATGCTGGCCCGAGTTCCTGGGGGTCGCTCTGGGATTCGGCCTACGAGGATCAGATGGCGATGATGACGCCGGCCGTCACCGGATATATGCTCGATATCACGGCACACGTCCATTTCGACGGCGCCGAGTCGCTACAAACGGAGGACGGTATCCGCGAGGTCTTCGAGAAGCTGCAGGGGGTGAAACCGCAGGCGAACATGTGGTTCACTAACGAGGCGAACTTCCAGTCGCGACTGGCGGACGGTGAAGTTCCGATGGGGATGTTGTACAACGACATCACGCTGGTGTTACAGGACCAGGGTGCCCCCGTCGAGAGCACGTTCGTCGACGAGGGGTCCGTCCTCGGCAGCGGACGCTGGGTTTCCCCCCGGACCTCGGAGAATCACGACGCAGTCACGCAGTTCATCGACTACGCCTCGAAACCGGAGGTTCAGGATCGGGTCTCAGAGAACCTGTATACGGTCCCGACGATCGAGGCACAGCACTCGAACCTGGACGACGACACCTACCAGAAGATCGCCGGTCCGGGGCTAGACGCGGCCATCCTGCCGAACTTCGAGATGTACGTCGAGCGCCAACAGTTCATCAACCAGCAGTGGAACGAACTCATAATCAATGAGTGA
- a CDS encoding MBL fold metallo-hydrolase, giving the protein MTDRPNTNRPVTEIGSGIYDLTLTREPARYRAFLFDWDVPTLIDCGPAESRDTLLERIDACGVAPERLILTHADHDHVGGFDAVVDRYDPTTWVPDQSRLGTDNDPDRRYGHEDQIGPFTAVHIPGHTEDNHALVAPEYDLAIMGDALIGADWRGLPAGYFVLVEGIYSDDLCAAERNAERLQEYAFDVGLVFHGSSVLADARVKLDAFLDFPNKGEWDD; this is encoded by the coding sequence ATGACCGACCGACCCAATACGAACCGACCGGTCACCGAGATCGGTAGTGGCATCTACGATCTCACGCTCACGCGTGAGCCGGCGCGGTACCGGGCGTTCCTGTTCGACTGGGACGTCCCAACGCTGATCGATTGCGGCCCCGCCGAGTCGCGCGACACGCTGCTCGAGCGAATCGACGCGTGTGGCGTCGCTCCCGAGCGACTCATCCTCACGCACGCGGATCACGATCACGTCGGCGGGTTCGACGCGGTCGTCGACCGCTACGACCCGACGACGTGGGTCCCCGACCAGTCCCGCCTCGGAACGGACAACGATCCCGACCGGCGGTACGGCCACGAAGACCAGATCGGCCCGTTCACGGCCGTCCATATCCCCGGCCATACCGAGGACAACCACGCGCTTGTGGCACCCGAGTACGACTTGGCGATCATGGGCGACGCACTGATCGGTGCCGACTGGCGAGGCCTTCCAGCCGGGTATTTCGTTCTGGTCGAGGGGATCTACTCGGACGACCTCTGTGCGGCCGAACGCAACGCCGAGCGCTTGCAGGAGTACGCGTTCGATGTCGGCCTCGTCTTCCACGGCTCCTCCGTTCTCGCGGACGCCCGCGTGAAACTGGACGCCTTCCTCGACTTCCCGAACAAGGGCGAGTGGGACGACTAG
- a CDS encoding amidase family protein — protein MAPTLSAIAAEWGIDLTAAERDDYRTLVDDMMAALSDIESMSPPRFDVLHGSPDRHDGRDAVTRPGADRDPYNAWLSRCRIDGAPDGPLEGYTLGIKDNVAVAGVPCTSGAKALEAFEPEIDATVVGRLLDAGATVLGKTNMDAFAMGDAGELQDYGPTLNPADEDRLAGGSSSGSAAAVAAGDCDAAIGTDQAGSVRTPAAWCGVVGYKPTYGLVPYTGVFGMDFGFDHVGGITRTVRDAGRILGVIAGEDRQNGCRLDSRQPRGVTPDDYVVAADRDVAGMTVGVLEAGFDWPQSEPRVDETVRQAIARLEDTGVDVVSVSVPGHRRAPSLVGVTAGIGAAITVRQGGVGTTTPGWHWTNGRAAVEAALEESPNMLSPAVVATLLFARECWETTGWSGYARAKNRVLALGREYDEKLDRCDALVLPTSPMTAVEHDPDADRVERVGRLSTLPVNTGIFNQTGHPAVSVPCGTVDGLPVGLQLVGRRFDEATLFRLAAAIEADFDGSAAHSENE, from the coding sequence GTGGCACCGACGCTCTCTGCGATCGCCGCGGAGTGGGGGATCGATCTCACCGCCGCGGAACGAGACGACTACCGAACGCTAGTCGACGACATGATGGCAGCGCTATCTGACATCGAGTCGATGTCGCCGCCGCGTTTCGACGTACTTCACGGGTCGCCTGACCGACACGACGGTCGCGACGCGGTCACGCGACCGGGGGCCGACCGGGACCCGTACAACGCGTGGCTCAGCCGGTGTCGGATCGACGGAGCGCCCGACGGCCCACTCGAGGGGTACACACTCGGTATCAAGGACAACGTCGCCGTCGCGGGTGTCCCCTGTACCTCCGGGGCAAAGGCACTAGAAGCGTTCGAGCCGGAAATCGACGCGACGGTCGTCGGCCGTCTCCTCGATGCAGGGGCGACGGTACTCGGGAAAACCAACATGGACGCGTTCGCGATGGGCGATGCGGGCGAACTCCAAGACTACGGGCCGACGTTGAATCCCGCCGACGAGGACAGGCTAGCGGGCGGCTCGAGCAGCGGTTCCGCCGCCGCTGTGGCGGCCGGCGACTGTGACGCCGCCATCGGGACCGATCAGGCGGGATCGGTTCGCACCCCGGCCGCTTGGTGTGGCGTCGTCGGCTACAAACCTACCTACGGGCTGGTCCCGTACACCGGGGTCTTCGGGATGGATTTCGGCTTCGATCACGTCGGCGGTATTACGCGAACGGTTCGGGATGCCGGTCGGATCCTCGGCGTGATCGCGGGCGAGGATCGACAGAACGGCTGCCGGCTCGACTCGCGTCAACCCAGGGGTGTCACCCCCGACGACTACGTCGTGGCAGCCGATCGTGACGTAGCGGGCATGACTGTCGGCGTCTTAGAAGCGGGGTTCGACTGGCCGCAATCGGAGCCTCGAGTCGACGAGACGGTCCGGCAGGCTATCGCTCGACTCGAAGACACGGGCGTCGATGTCGTCTCCGTCTCAGTTCCTGGCCACCGACGTGCACCGTCGCTCGTCGGCGTGACGGCTGGAATCGGTGCCGCGATCACCGTCCGCCAGGGAGGTGTCGGGACGACGACACCCGGCTGGCACTGGACGAACGGCCGCGCGGCCGTCGAGGCAGCGCTCGAGGAGTCCCCAAATATGCTTTCGCCCGCGGTCGTCGCGACGCTCCTGTTCGCCCGGGAGTGCTGGGAGACGACGGGGTGGAGCGGATACGCTCGAGCCAAGAATCGTGTTCTCGCACTCGGCCGAGAATACGACGAGAAACTCGACCGGTGTGACGCACTCGTCCTCCCGACATCACCGATGACGGCGGTCGAACACGACCCCGACGCCGACCGCGTCGAGCGAGTCGGACGCTTGTCGACGCTCCCCGTCAACACCGGTATATTCAATCAGACCGGACATCCCGCCGTGTCGGTCCCGTGCGGAACGGTCGACGGATTGCCGGTCGGGCTCCAACTCGTCGGCCGTCGATTCGACGAGGCGACCCTGTTCCGACTAGCCGCTGCAATCGAGGCCGATTTCGACGGCTCGGCGGCTCACTCCGAAAACGAGTAA
- a CDS encoding HNH endonuclease, producing MFERPFDIGATYIWVIILVLSVAGILYVVWGFNAAKKESGLNTAVSWLFTEIKLDGEIQSSSADSATTTEKTPPTPERLKNDLRLDRADGQCEYCDEEIDLLEVHHIQPRSEGGPNTRKNLIVLCPNCHRKADRGVYSRSELKHKVKQQEALQEV from the coding sequence GTGTTCGAACGCCCGTTTGATATCGGTGCGACCTATATCTGGGTCATCATACTCGTCCTTTCGGTGGCAGGCATCCTCTATGTCGTATGGGGATTTAACGCAGCCAAGAAGGAATCTGGCCTAAACACCGCGGTCAGCTGGTTATTTACAGAAATCAAACTTGATGGAGAGATACAATCATCGTCTGCTGATTCGGCCACAACCACCGAGAAAACGCCGCCGACACCGGAGCGGTTGAAGAACGACCTACGGCTTGATCGAGCAGATGGCCAATGTGAGTATTGTGATGAGGAGATCGACTTACTGGAAGTTCACCACATCCAACCGAGATCGGAAGGTGGACCAAACACACGGAAGAATCTCATCGTTCTATGTCCGAATTGCCACAGAAAGGCCGATCGAGGTGTCTACAGCAGATCGGAGTTAAAACATAAGGTGAAGCAACAAGAAGCGCTACAAGAGGTGTAA
- a CDS encoding ABC transporter permease, with translation MSHGTDTSETADWTGRLPQTKYLIASYPATVLVLLFLLPLCLLFLYSFYTNVSGGYLERTLTLANYLRLVREPLYVDRLVFTLRIAAMTTVLSLLLGYPLAYRLARTRSSRVRRTVLTIVVSSLWLTFIIRGYAWSVMLSSDGLIPVAAANVGLLAEPVSFVPGYWALVVSMVYVFLPFMVLTLYTSIKNVDLELLEASKNLGAGPLTTFRHVTLPLTKSGIVSGSLLVFVLSLGVYVLPRILGSPPQWTLAVIIGNQVTIESNVPFGAALSIVLMLVVVLLVAVTVRLTGVTTFGLNNGGEET, from the coding sequence ATGTCACACGGGACCGACACCTCGGAGACGGCAGATTGGACCGGGCGGCTTCCGCAGACGAAGTACCTCATCGCCTCGTATCCGGCGACGGTTCTCGTCTTATTGTTCTTGCTCCCGCTCTGTCTGTTGTTCCTGTACAGCTTCTACACGAACGTCAGCGGCGGCTATCTCGAGCGAACGCTGACGCTGGCAAACTACCTTCGGCTGGTTCGGGAGCCGCTGTACGTGGATCGGCTCGTGTTCACCCTCCGAATCGCGGCGATGACGACCGTCCTTTCGTTGCTACTGGGCTACCCGCTCGCCTATCGGTTGGCCAGAACGCGTAGCTCGAGGGTCCGACGAACCGTGCTGACGATCGTCGTCTCTAGCCTGTGGTTGACGTTCATCATCCGGGGCTACGCCTGGTCGGTGATGCTGAGTAGCGACGGGCTGATCCCCGTCGCCGCCGCCAATGTCGGTCTGCTAGCCGAACCCGTCTCGTTCGTCCCCGGCTACTGGGCGCTCGTCGTTAGCATGGTGTACGTGTTCCTGCCGTTCATGGTCTTGACACTGTACACGAGTATCAAGAACGTCGATCTCGAGTTGCTCGAGGCGTCGAAGAACCTCGGCGCTGGCCCGCTCACGACGTTCCGTCACGTGACGCTCCCACTGACGAAAAGCGGTATCGTCAGCGGGTCGTTGCTGGTGTTCGTCCTGTCGTTGGGCGTGTACGTCCTCCCGCGTATCCTCGGAAGCCCTCCCCAGTGGACGCTGGCCGTCATCATCGGCAATCAAGTGACCATCGAATCGAACGTCCCGTTCGGCGCGGCGCTCAGTATCGTCCTGATGCTCGTCGTCGTTCTCTTGGTCGCGGTGACCGTCCGCCTCACCGGCGTCACGACCTTCGGCCTGAACAACGGAGGTGAGGAGACGTGA
- a CDS encoding cytochrome P450: MLLIIWPPNSNYSGCKTLIYRNLESYIHIYYETGLGWSIVSLSMSSGSYSSENSDFPESHPEPLRSREAAHDPFGWYDRKRQASPIHYDGDRGVYDVFSYEHVKAALQDDERLVRKKLSRPRMSVPNPFSYIDNAIVWSDGSGHSRMKHQLFEYFRPDILRDLEHTISDIARSQLDIALEDGPAFDFVADFAVPVPLRVVMQLVGIPQSDHQQLLSWLETFRKVMNKEYSAAESENPAAMDATVEYFEQLVDARKTDPRDDLVSRLVAESELSDEEIGANCFDFIMAGQGTISEFLSNALYLFDRHGLFEQPSEYEMEVVLEEVLRYRSPLQSRVRETTDPVTLHETEIPEGETVVLWLGAANRDPQKYEDPETFTPGRDPDHLAFGSGAHVCIGAPLARLEGPILMRTVVDRFDDIEIDHDELKPKPKASKLGFERLPVSVTPA, encoded by the coding sequence ATGCTACTGATTATATGGCCACCAAACAGCAATTACAGTGGGTGCAAGACACTAATATACCGAAACCTCGAATCATACATCCATATATATTACGAAACTGGTTTAGGATGGTCGATTGTCTCTCTCAGTATGAGCTCAGGATCGTATTCGAGCGAAAACAGCGATTTTCCCGAGTCACACCCGGAGCCACTCCGCTCCCGTGAGGCAGCACACGACCCCTTCGGGTGGTACGACCGCAAGCGTCAGGCCAGTCCGATCCACTACGACGGTGATCGAGGGGTATACGATGTCTTCTCGTACGAACACGTCAAAGCAGCCCTCCAAGACGACGAGCGACTCGTCCGCAAGAAACTCTCTCGGCCCCGGATGTCGGTTCCGAACCCGTTTTCGTACATCGACAACGCGATAGTGTGGTCCGACGGGTCGGGACACAGTCGGATGAAACACCAACTGTTCGAATATTTCAGACCGGATATCTTACGCGATCTCGAGCACACGATCTCGGATATCGCTCGCTCGCAACTCGACATCGCGCTCGAGGATGGTCCGGCGTTCGACTTCGTCGCAGACTTCGCAGTGCCGGTCCCGTTGCGAGTGGTCATGCAGTTAGTCGGTATCCCACAGTCCGACCACCAGCAGTTGCTCTCGTGGCTGGAGACGTTTCGGAAGGTGATGAACAAAGAGTACAGCGCTGCGGAGAGCGAGAACCCGGCCGCGATGGACGCCACGGTCGAGTACTTCGAACAGCTAGTCGACGCTCGAAAGACCGACCCGCGTGACGATCTCGTCTCCCGTCTCGTCGCGGAATCCGAACTGAGCGACGAGGAGATTGGCGCGAATTGCTTCGATTTCATCATGGCGGGACAGGGAACGATATCCGAGTTCCTCTCGAACGCCCTCTATCTCTTCGATCGACACGGGTTGTTCGAACAGCCTTCGGAGTACGAGATGGAGGTCGTTCTCGAGGAAGTGCTGCGATACCGGAGTCCGTTACAGTCTCGAGTCCGCGAGACGACCGACCCCGTGACGCTACACGAGACGGAAATTCCCGAGGGCGAAACCGTCGTCTTGTGGCTCGGCGCAGCGAACCGCGATCCGCAAAAGTATGAGGACCCCGAAACGTTCACACCGGGCAGAGACCCCGACCATCTCGCGTTCGGTAGCGGGGCACACGTCTGCATCGGCGCCCCGCTCGCGCGTCTCGAAGGGCCGATACTCATGCGCACGGTCGTCGACCGCTTTGACGACATCGAGATCGATCACGACGAGTTGAAGCCGAAACCCAAGGCGTCGAAACTCGGGTTCGAACGACTTCCCGTCTCCGTGACGCCTGCCTAA
- a CDS encoding cysteine hydrolase family protein, translated as MIPTQPGPIGTTPALLIIDPQYDFLDPDGAVYCPCSSVESTAQVAENIRTVAAAARKADLPVIWTKESHRTDRSDYGAELLSVERDHTLAGTEGEQFLSTFSVADGFPPAEYLVRKRRYNCFHNTDLEHLLSTFDIDTLLLAGVTTNVCVHYTAQGAHERDYVFRVVEECTAGTSRSLHDAALEMLEYLQPDSVQSLDAVTDALADYDGNETVERVKRTGSVVDLER; from the coding sequence ATGATCCCAACTCAGCCAGGTCCTATCGGCACGACACCAGCGTTGCTCATCATCGATCCACAGTATGACTTTTTGGATCCGGACGGAGCGGTCTATTGCCCGTGTTCGTCAGTCGAATCCACGGCGCAGGTGGCCGAGAACATTCGAACCGTGGCCGCTGCCGCTCGTAAGGCGGATTTGCCGGTGATCTGGACGAAAGAATCTCATCGAACGGATCGATCGGACTACGGTGCGGAGTTGCTCTCGGTCGAGCGAGATCATACCCTTGCCGGTACTGAGGGGGAACAGTTCCTGTCGACGTTTTCCGTCGCGGACGGCTTCCCCCCAGCGGAGTATCTGGTACGGAAACGTCGCTACAACTGCTTTCACAACACAGATCTCGAGCATCTCCTTTCGACGTTCGATATCGACACGCTGCTACTCGCCGGCGTCACGACCAACGTCTGCGTCCACTACACGGCACAGGGCGCACACGAGCGCGACTACGTCTTCCGTGTCGTCGAGGAGTGTACGGCCGGTACCAGCCGATCGCTTCACGACGCCGCCCTGGAGATGCTCGAATACCTGCAACCGGACAGCGTGCAGTCGCTCGATGCCGTCACGGATGCGCTCGCGGACTACGACGGCAACGAAACCGTCGAACGCGTCAAACGGACCGGAAGCGTGGTCGATCTCGAAAGATAA
- a CDS encoding ABC transporter ATP-binding protein, translating into MSDIVLEGVHKVYPGGVEAVTGASLVVEDGEFVTIVGPSGCGKTTTLRMIAGFEHPTRGRVGIGGDDMTDVPPDERNTGMVFQDFALFPHMTVGENIAYGLTVGGGWDEADAQDRVEEMLELVELPGFADRDPEQLSGGQQQRVALARALAPEPEVLLLDEPLASLDKKLRESMQVELRRIQERVGITTVLVTHNQKEALTMSDRIAVMNDGQFDQVGTPQEVYNRPATRFVADFVGTANVFDGTVVDRSHEKITVDCEAFEIVATARTDVTVGDTVSVVVRPEHTRVETTNGAANVIEGNVEVSRFLGDHVECHISLPTGTEAVGIVTPDSPSPTTGEQVTVGIDAEDCLVVTD; encoded by the coding sequence ATGAGTGACATCGTTCTCGAGGGTGTCCACAAAGTCTACCCCGGCGGTGTCGAAGCAGTCACAGGGGCATCACTGGTCGTCGAGGACGGAGAGTTCGTGACGATCGTCGGCCCGTCGGGCTGTGGCAAGACGACGACGCTCCGGATGATCGCCGGCTTCGAGCATCCAACCCGCGGGAGAGTCGGCATCGGCGGTGACGACATGACCGACGTCCCACCCGACGAGCGCAACACCGGCATGGTGTTTCAGGACTTCGCCCTGTTCCCGCACATGACCGTCGGTGAGAACATCGCGTACGGGTTGACCGTCGGAGGCGGCTGGGACGAAGCGGACGCGCAGGACCGCGTCGAGGAGATGCTCGAGCTCGTGGAGCTGCCGGGATTCGCCGACCGCGATCCCGAACAGCTCTCGGGCGGTCAGCAACAGCGCGTCGCCCTCGCTCGTGCGCTCGCTCCGGAACCCGAAGTGCTGTTACTGGACGAACCGCTCGCGAGCCTCGACAAGAAACTCCGCGAGAGCATGCAGGTCGAACTGCGCCGCATTCAGGAACGCGTCGGGATCACGACGGTGTTGGTGACCCACAACCAGAAGGAAGCGCTGACGATGTCGGACCGGATCGCGGTAATGAACGACGGCCAGTTCGATCAGGTAGGCACACCGCAGGAGGTCTACAATCGACCGGCAACGCGGTTCGTTGCCGATTTCGTCGGCACTGCAAACGTCTTCGACGGGACCGTCGTCGACCGGTCTCACGAGAAGATCACCGTCGACTGTGAGGCCTTCGAGATCGTGGCGACGGCACGTACCGATGTCACCGTGGGCGATACGGTGAGTGTCGTTGTCCGTCCCGAACACACCCGCGTGGAGACGACCAACGGCGCCGCGAACGTCATCGAGGGGAACGTCGAAGTGAGCCGGTTCTTGGGCGACCACGTCGAGTGTCACATCTCGCTCCCGACCGGAACCGAAGCCGTCGGCATCGTCACGCCTGACAGCCCGTCGCCGACGACCGGCGAACAGGTCACCGTCGGCATCGACGCCGAAGACTGTCTGGTGGTGACCGACTGA
- a CDS encoding ABC transporter permease translates to MRPSRWANRDAIIEALLGMYTWLVVGFILLPLFVIGVMSFTPGEFMEFPPQGVSLRWYGEFFSSLTWLTAMQNSLLIATISAIGATSVGATAAFALDRYDYQFEWALTGLAVLPTLLPPVIIGVAFVTFFGAIGVGGQLWTLAIAHSIFFAPFPFILVSQGLADVDRTYEEAARDLGSRPLTVIRTVTLPLLRANVFAGAIFAFILSLNEYIISWLISGFSFQTIPIQIFTSLRYSYSPVIAAVSLIFIVATFVLMTAVDRMTGGVWD, encoded by the coding sequence GTGAGGCCGAGCCGCTGGGCGAACCGCGACGCGATCATCGAAGCGCTACTCGGCATGTACACGTGGCTGGTAGTCGGGTTCATCCTGCTTCCTCTGTTCGTTATCGGCGTCATGTCGTTTACGCCGGGCGAATTCATGGAGTTCCCACCACAGGGAGTGTCACTCCGGTGGTACGGAGAATTCTTCAGTTCGCTCACGTGGCTGACGGCGATGCAGAACAGTCTGCTCATCGCGACGATCTCCGCCATCGGTGCGACATCGGTCGGGGCGACGGCCGCGTTCGCGCTCGATCGATACGACTACCAATTCGAGTGGGCACTCACCGGGCTGGCGGTGTTGCCGACCCTTCTCCCGCCGGTGATCATCGGGGTGGCGTTCGTCACCTTCTTCGGCGCGATCGGCGTCGGCGGGCAGCTGTGGACGCTCGCGATCGCCCACAGCATCTTCTTCGCTCCGTTTCCGTTCATCCTCGTCTCCCAGGGTCTCGCCGACGTCGATCGGACCTACGAGGAAGCGGCTCGCGATCTCGGGTCGCGGCCGCTCACTGTGATCCGAACGGTGACGCTCCCCCTCTTGCGTGCGAACGTCTTCGCGGGGGCGATTTTCGCCTTCATCCTCTCGCTCAACGAGTACATCATCAGCTGGTTGATCTCGGGGTTCTCGTTCCAGACGATCCCGATCCAGATTTTCACCAGCCTTCGGTACTCCTACTCACCGGTCATCGCGGCCGTGAGTCTGATCTTCATCGTGGCGACGTTCGTCCTCATGACCGCCGTCGACCGTATGACAGGTGGGGTATGGGACTGA